In a single window of the Flavivirga spongiicola genome:
- a CDS encoding phospholipase D family protein, with translation MAQFLNTTKLNYWIPKLIQEAEKELILIVPYIQTSDNIFKSLKVADERDIEIILVYRENKLSIKEKNKLLSLGNINLLHHPNIHCKCYFNGNWLIVGSMNLYDYSEKNNREMGVLFSNDDIEEKENKQCLLNAFNFPDDDDIFIDAINEIREIVNGSSAEKVSERTKSSSFEIEIIKTDQELEIERCNEINNHFLNKKFKPFENSKDEWFSRCDNFFDKVDVIFHHHRLAITLNLNEKQLKGLYKEWMKTYDEFEFKGFKYYWNYYSADILVYRDYKYDWDSIEEKEKLYYKKLNEGINLIIKKYRSLTGK, from the coding sequence ATGGCACAATTTTTAAATACTACAAAACTAAACTACTGGATACCTAAACTTATTCAAGAGGCAGAAAAAGAATTAATATTAATTGTTCCGTATATACAAACTTCAGATAATATTTTTAAGTCATTGAAAGTAGCAGACGAAAGAGATATAGAGATTATTTTAGTATATAGAGAGAATAAACTTTCAATTAAAGAAAAAAACAAGCTGCTTTCACTTGGTAATATTAATTTATTACATCATCCTAACATACATTGTAAATGTTATTTTAATGGAAATTGGCTAATAGTCGGTTCTATGAACCTTTATGATTATTCGGAAAAAAATAACCGTGAAATGGGAGTTTTATTTAGTAATGATGATATTGAAGAAAAAGAGAATAAACAGTGTTTATTAAATGCGTTTAATTTCCCGGATGATGATGATATTTTTATTGATGCAATTAATGAAATAAGAGAAATTGTAAATGGTTCTAGTGCTGAGAAAGTTAGCGAGAGAACAAAATCATCATCTTTTGAAATAGAAATCATTAAAACTGATCAAGAATTGGAAATAGAACGTTGTAATGAGATAAATAATCATTTCCTTAATAAAAAGTTTAAACCCTTTGAGAACTCAAAGGATGAATGGTTCTCGCGATGTGATAATTTTTTTGATAAGGTAGATGTTATATTTCATCATCATAGATTAGCAATTACTCTCAATTTAAATGAAAAGCAATTGAAAGGGCTTTATAAAGAATGGATGAAAACCTATGATGAATTTGAGTTTAAAGGGTTCAAGTATTACTGGAATTATTACTCTGCTGATATTTTAGTGTATAGAGATTACAAATATGATTGGGATAGTATAGAAGAAAAAGAAAAACTATATTATAAGAAGTTAAATGAAGGTATCAATTTAATAATTAAGAAATATAGAAGTCTTACAGGAAAGTAA
- a CDS encoding AAA family ATPase, giving the protein MYFRFQSLIIQCRKERVLINLSHQISFFHGKIGSGKSSLVRLIDFALGGKLEYTSAINQEFVSCTLSISIGENDVIIDRESKTNNVRVTWTDSDKEGFTLLAPIDADKNPIFGETIHNLSDLLFFLLDIEPPKSRKSKLQEDTEMVRVSFRDFMWYCYLKQEYLDSSFYRLEDTFKRNKSRDVMRYVVGYHSEELSKLEGLLFSYKNEKSNYISNVESLKTLMTKFDFESVDEIEKKAETNKNKLFDLKKHKDKLESGYQSETHLVDSLRKNARKNIVNLEISLNALSDLKSRIDDQISLKNELLASKFKMARSISIAHVLDNVKFDLCPSCGTDIKNAVVNEDDCYLCHSDLNKPDEKANNIETIRLDIDSRIEELDNSVIIHKKELDRQRRLIKKLENFKENIDDRINTELKNYDSKYLSSFREVDRSIATIEERIRGFNRLKKIPTEISLIEGKIIKSDSNISKTKERILAEKNKFNKASKIISELETKFVETLLDISFPGVNKGDIAKINRTTWNIYVYPKGNEDRKWSFENAGSGGKKTLFNVAYLLSIHIVAENNGLPLPNFIIIDTPMKNIGEDVNSEIFDNFYKLLYNLSANELLNTQFVIVDKDFVMPEFEVDLYDRYMTPDDPDNPPLIPYYRGA; this is encoded by the coding sequence ATGTATTTTAGATTTCAATCTTTAATAATTCAATGCAGAAAAGAAAGAGTTCTGATCAATTTATCTCACCAAATATCATTTTTTCATGGTAAAATTGGTTCAGGTAAATCATCACTCGTTAGGTTAATTGATTTTGCCTTAGGAGGGAAACTTGAATATACTTCTGCAATTAATCAAGAATTTGTTTCATGTACATTATCAATATCTATTGGTGAAAACGATGTAATTATTGATAGGGAAAGTAAAACTAATAATGTAAGAGTAACTTGGACTGATAGTGATAAAGAGGGTTTTACTTTACTAGCACCAATTGATGCTGACAAAAACCCGATTTTCGGGGAAACAATACACAATCTGAGCGATTTATTATTTTTCTTGCTAGATATTGAACCTCCAAAATCCCGAAAGAGTAAACTTCAAGAGGATACAGAGATGGTTAGGGTTAGTTTTAGAGACTTTATGTGGTATTGCTATTTAAAACAAGAGTATCTTGACTCTTCTTTTTACAGGTTAGAAGATACATTTAAACGTAATAAATCTCGTGATGTTATGCGTTATGTTGTTGGATATCATTCAGAGGAGTTGAGCAAACTAGAGGGGCTACTTTTTAGTTATAAAAATGAAAAGAGTAATTACATAAGTAACGTTGAAAGCCTTAAAACTTTGATGACAAAATTTGATTTTGAATCTGTTGACGAAATTGAGAAAAAGGCAGAAACAAATAAGAACAAGCTTTTTGATTTAAAAAAGCATAAAGATAAATTAGAAAGTGGTTACCAATCAGAAACACACCTTGTTGATTCATTAAGAAAAAACGCTAGAAAGAATATTGTTAACCTTGAAATATCTCTTAATGCACTTAGTGATTTAAAAAGTAGAATTGACGACCAAATATCACTTAAAAATGAGTTATTAGCATCAAAATTTAAAATGGCAAGATCGATTTCAATTGCCCATGTTTTAGACAACGTTAAGTTTGATTTATGCCCTTCCTGTGGTACGGACATTAAAAATGCTGTAGTTAATGAAGATGATTGTTATTTGTGTCACTCTGACTTGAATAAGCCTGATGAAAAAGCTAACAATATAGAAACTATAAGATTAGACATTGATTCAAGAATTGAAGAGCTTGATAATTCTGTTATTATCCATAAAAAAGAGTTAGATAGGCAAAGGAGGTTAATAAAAAAACTTGAAAATTTCAAAGAAAATATTGATGACAGAATTAATACTGAATTAAAAAATTACGATTCTAAATATTTAAGTTCATTCAGGGAGGTTGATAGAAGTATTGCTACGATAGAAGAAAGAATACGCGGATTTAATCGCTTAAAAAAAATACCAACTGAAATTAGTTTGATTGAAGGGAAAATAATAAAATCTGATTCAAATATTAGTAAAACAAAAGAAAGGATTCTAGCTGAAAAAAATAAGTTCAATAAAGCATCTAAAATTATAAGTGAATTAGAGACTAAATTTGTTGAAACACTATTAGACATTAGTTTCCCTGGTGTAAATAAAGGTGATATTGCAAAGATTAACAGAACTACTTGGAACATATATGTATATCCTAAAGGTAATGAAGACAGAAAATGGAGTTTTGAAAATGCAGGTAGTGGAGGTAAAAAGACTCTTTTCAATGTAGCATACTTATTATCAATTCACATTGTTGCTGAAAATAATGGTTTACCTCTTCCTAATTTTATTATTATTGATACACCAATGAAAAATATTGGGGAGGATGTTAATTCAGAAATTTTTGATAATTTTTATAAGCTTCTTTACAATTTGTCTGCTAACGAGTTGTTAAACACTCAATTTGTAATAGTTGATAAAGATTTTGTTATGCCTGAATTTGAAGTTGACCTTTATGATAGATATATGACTCCTGATGATCCAGATAACCCACCATTAATTCCATATTATAGAGGAGCTTAA